A region from the Malus domestica chromosome 07, GDT2T_hap1 genome encodes:
- the LOC103439404 gene encoding uncharacterized protein, translated as MERYYKKQCLNPSPNIPDSPPLPSNIPGSPPPPSSIPSSAQQSEITELDEILANLPADPGLRRRMLDYPLNCREAIRRYYLQKEPCQPKSHIMPRKASDNRCFITGWFDNFKWLEYSIVKDAAFCRYCYLFKCDFDKAGGSGSDVFTTKGFTNWRKGPENFRVHEGGVGSLHNKAMQQAKDLMTQKQHIETFVIKQTDEARVNYHTLLSGALDCTRWLLRQGLAFRGHDESLKSSNRGNYIELMQFLADHNEKVRKVVFENAPKNLKYTSSDIQKDLVRACAIETINAITKDMEGTFFSLLVDGSRDASNKEQMAVVLRYVNKKGEAIEKFLGVQHVSSTTSSSLEEAIERLFATTNLSMSKLRGQGYDGASNMRGELNCLKAKILNKYPQAFYIHCFAHQLQLALVFVAKENEDVANFFINANRLVNLIGSSCKRRDALREKQQEQIQKALHLGNLETGKGLNQESSLMRPCDTRWNSHYGTIVSIIVMFEAVVEVVEWIKSDRNQDNLGEATGLFKDIQTFDFVFHLFLMRLILGITNELSQALQKKDQDIVNAMALVEVCK; from the coding sequence ATGGAACGATATTATAAAAAACAGTGCTTAAATCCTTCTCCAAATATTCCGGATAGTCCTCCtcttccttcaaatattccgggtagtcctcctcctccttcgaGTATTCCGAGTAGTGCACAACAAAGTGAGATTACTGAGTTGGATGAAATATTAGCTAATCTTCCGGCAGACCCTGGACTGAGACGTCGAATGCTTGATTATCCACTCAATtgtcgtgaagcaattcgtagaTACTACCTTCAAAAGGAACCTTGTCAACCGAAGTCTCACATCATGCCAAGGAAAGCTAGCGACAATCGATGTTTTATTACAGGttggtttgataattttaagtggttggagtatagtataGTAAAAGATGCTGCATTTTGCCGTTATTGCTATCTTTTTAAATGTGATTTTGATAAAGCGGGTGGTAGTGGAAGTGATGTCTTCACTACAAAAGGGTTTACAAATTGGAGGAAAGGACCCGAAAATTTTCGAGTCCACGAGGGAGGTGTTGGAAGTCTTCATAATAAAGCTATGCAACAAGCTAAAGACTTGATgacacaaaaacaacacattGAAACATTTGTGATCAAGCAAACTGATGAAGCTCGCGTTAATTATCACACTTTACTGAGTGGAGCACTTGATTGCACAAGATGGTTGTTGCGACAAGGTTTGGCTTTTCGTGGGCACGATGAATCTTTGAAATCGAGCAATAGGGGTAATTACATAGAGCTTATGCAATTTCTTGCCGATCATAATGAGAAAGTTAGAAAGGTTGTGTTTGAGAATGCTCCCAAGAATCTCAAGTATACTTCTTCCGATATTCAAAAGGATCTTGTTCGTGCTTGTGCTATTGAAACTATTAATGCAATCACTAAAGATATGGAaggtacatttttttctcttttggttgatgGATCACGTGATGCTTCCAATAAAGAGCAAATGGCGGTGGTATTGCGTTATGTGAATAAAAAAGGAGAAGCAATTGAAAAGTTTTTGGGTGTTCAACATGTCTCCTCTACAACTAGTAGCTCACTTGAAGAGGCTATTGAGAGATTGTTTGCTACAACAAATTTGAGTATGTCCAAGTTACGAGGACAAGGCTATGATGGAGCTAGTAATATGAGAGGTGAGTTAAATTGTCTTAAAGCAAAGATTTTGAACAAATATCCTCAAGCATTTTATATTCATTGTTTTGCACACCAACTCCAACTAGCTCTTGTATTTGTGGCAAAGGAAAATGAGGATGTTgccaatttcttcatcaatgctAATAGATTGGTGAATCTTATTGGATCTTCGTGCAAGCGTCGTGATGCATTGAGAGagaaacaacaagaacaaattcAAAAAGCTCTTCATCTTGGTAATCTTGAAACGGGTAAAGGGTTAAATCAAGAAAGTAGCCTCATGCGTCCATGTGATACACGGTGGAACTCGCATTATGGTACTATAGTTAGTATTATTGTTATGTTTGAAGCCGTGGTGGAGGTGGTTGAATGGATTAAAAGCGATCGCAACCAAGATAATCTCGGTGAAGCTACTGGGTTATTCAAAGACATACAaacttttgattttgtgtttcacCTTTTCTTGATGAGACTTATATTGGGAATTACAAATGAGTTATCACAAGCATTGCAAAAGAaagatcaagatattgtgaatgcGATGGCCTTAGTGGAAGTATGCAAGTAA